The following are encoded together in the Pseudodesulfovibrio indicus genome:
- a CDS encoding heme lyase CcmF/NrfE family subunit translates to MHVLMEVGLMAAMLLSLIAAAWACLDTYQGQSGTLRWLERGQYSVVSLLVLASGILWTALMSRDFSFKYVYQYTSLNLPDFYAVTAFWAGRSGSLLFWLLIIAVSGTVFLRTKKYSDLPEQTKVAFWLLFFTVQGFFLFLLTSLSQPYIALSPVPADGEGLNPLLQNPGMAFHPPLLFLGYGFLTIPACLSLSMALTKGQDAWMKLTRGWVLPAWAFLSAGIILGGWWAYMELGWGGYWAWDPVENASIIPWFAATAYLHTSILGQRYGLFKRINIVLINLAFLLCIVGTYIVRSGIIESVHAFGGGGVGGPLLVFILAYLFLVLVGTAQAHTDKPKHEMIALSRQGLLVFSVWIFLALGSVILLGTMWPVISLGWESNPVGVTAGFYNTVTMPLFICIGLLLLVCPWLSWKEGIQHRERFIISTLSAVCLGGAAYFSGIRMVLPLVGFSAGAGVIVSTIMLALQKKALTSRRFWIAHGTHLGIALMIVGVAISGPYQSKKELVLAEGQSFAFSGYNFEYKEMVHSESNGIKSRVARIIVSHKGKEIGVLEPSQLIFPNNDHPHTEVSTLFSFGKELYATIHDVEDGRLEPLIVSVNPLVNWVWLGGTFVCLFPFIVLLPKRNRESATAAE, encoded by the coding sequence ATGCATGTATTAATGGAAGTTGGTCTTATGGCCGCAATGCTCTTGTCGTTGATCGCTGCTGCCTGGGCCTGTCTGGATACGTATCAGGGGCAGTCTGGTACATTGAGATGGCTGGAGAGAGGGCAGTACTCAGTTGTTTCTCTCCTTGTTCTGGCAAGTGGGATACTCTGGACAGCGTTGATGTCGCGGGACTTTTCCTTCAAATATGTTTATCAATATACGAGTCTCAACCTCCCGGACTTTTATGCTGTAACAGCCTTTTGGGCAGGACGTTCCGGCTCTCTCCTCTTCTGGCTACTCATCATCGCAGTGAGCGGAACCGTTTTTCTTAGAACCAAAAAATACAGTGATCTGCCTGAGCAAACCAAAGTGGCCTTTTGGTTACTGTTTTTCACAGTCCAAGGTTTTTTCCTTTTCCTGCTCACAAGTTTAAGCCAGCCATACATTGCGCTGTCTCCCGTGCCAGCCGACGGTGAGGGCTTGAACCCGCTTCTGCAAAATCCAGGGATGGCGTTCCATCCACCTCTACTTTTTCTGGGATACGGATTTCTTACGATCCCTGCATGCCTGTCTCTGTCCATGGCTCTGACAAAGGGTCAGGATGCTTGGATGAAATTGACTCGTGGCTGGGTTCTCCCTGCCTGGGCCTTTTTGAGCGCGGGGATCATACTCGGCGGCTGGTGGGCCTACATGGAGTTGGGTTGGGGCGGCTATTGGGCCTGGGACCCGGTGGAAAACGCTTCAATTATCCCGTGGTTTGCAGCTACCGCATACCTTCACACGTCCATTCTTGGGCAACGGTATGGGCTCTTCAAACGAATCAATATTGTTCTCATCAACCTCGCTTTCCTATTGTGCATAGTCGGTACATATATTGTCCGTAGTGGAATTATTGAATCCGTGCACGCTTTCGGCGGCGGTGGCGTGGGAGGCCCTCTCCTCGTATTCATATTGGCATACCTCTTTCTTGTTCTTGTCGGGACAGCGCAGGCCCACACCGACAAACCGAAACATGAGATGATTGCACTGAGCCGGCAAGGGCTTCTGGTCTTTTCCGTGTGGATTTTCCTGGCTCTGGGAAGTGTCATATTGCTCGGGACCATGTGGCCGGTTATCAGCCTGGGGTGGGAATCAAATCCTGTAGGCGTGACAGCAGGATTCTACAATACCGTAACTATGCCACTGTTTATCTGCATAGGGTTGCTGCTTCTCGTATGCCCATGGCTCTCATGGAAAGAAGGAATACAGCATCGGGAGCGCTTTATCATATCAACTCTGTCAGCGGTATGTCTTGGGGGTGCTGCATACTTCAGCGGGATTCGAATGGTTCTGCCGCTTGTCGGGTTCAGCGCCGGAGCCGGGGTAATCGTTTCAACCATCATGCTGGCATTGCAGAAAAAGGCACTGACAAGCAGGAGATTTTGGATTGCTCATGGCACACACCTCGGCATAGCATTGATGATTGTGGGGGTAGCCATATCCGGCCCGTACCAAAGTAAAAAGGAGCTGGTCTTGGCAGAAGGGCAAAGTTTTGCGTTTTCTGGATACAATTTTGAATATAAAGAGATGGTCCATTCAGAGAGCAACGGTATCAAATCTCGTGTGGCGCGAATCATCGTAAGTCACAAAGGCAAAGAGATAGGTGTTCTTGAGCCATCTCAACTCATCTTTCCGAACAATGACCACCCACATACGGAAGTGTCGACCTTGTTCAGCTTTGGAAAGGAGCTTTACGCAACTATCCACGATGTGGAGGATGGTCGTCTGGAGCCGTTAATCGTCAGCGTGAATCCGCTGGTGAATTGGGTATGGTTAGGCGGAACTTTCGTTTGCCTGTTCCCATTTATTGTCTTGCTGCCCAAGAGAAATAGAGAATCGGCTACCGCCGCAGAGTAG
- a CDS encoding SHOCT domain-containing protein, whose translation MWNCDWMTPFGSNMMFMGGGLFGGLLSFLMILAVIYLIYRLIRAFVPTQIAASDKSASLEILKTRYAEGKISEDEYQRMRDILVG comes from the coding sequence ATGTGGAACTGTGATTGGATGACCCCCTTCGGCTCGAACATGATGTTCATGGGTGGCGGATTATTTGGTGGCCTGCTGAGCTTCCTTATGATCTTAGCCGTGATCTATCTCATCTACAGACTCATCAGGGCATTTGTCCCGACACAAATTGCAGCCTCTGACAAGAGTGCGTCACTCGAGATACTAAAGACCAGATATGCCGAAGGAAAGATTTCTGAGGATGAATATCAACGGATGCGGGATATTCTTGTCGGCTAA
- a CDS encoding sigma-54-dependent transcriptional regulator — MSGSILIVDDDKAHLSMLETIFSGWGYTATGAEDGADAIEEVRERSFDCVLMDVRMANIGGIEALQRIHEYNPSIPVIIMTAYSSVDVAVEAMKLGAYDYLTKPLNFDELRLVVERSLEHMSLAKENRSLKLKLSQDSRLGNIIGSSEVMLELTQMVETVAPTEATVLITGESGTGKELFARAIHDLSDRKDNELVTVNCAALTDTLLESELFGHEKGAFTGADKRREGRFMQANKGTIFLDEVGEVPMPMQAKLLRAIQEREIQRVGSDIPIHVDVRIIAATNRDLLDEVKEGKFREDLYYRLNVVNLTVPALVDRDGDVALLAKFFLDRFADKNRKKMKGFTPAAMNLLVKYPWPGNVRELENSIERAVILSVGDYITERDFPASIKDHFADVTDNPSMETMAGLSLDDIEKIAIIETLSTTKGNKSEAAKLLGITRTTLNNKIKKYEVEIEK, encoded by the coding sequence ATGAGTGGATCAATACTGATTGTTGACGATGACAAGGCGCATCTTTCGATGCTTGAAACCATCTTTAGCGGTTGGGGGTATACAGCAACCGGAGCAGAGGATGGTGCTGATGCGATAGAAGAAGTCCGGGAGCGCTCTTTCGACTGTGTTCTTATGGATGTGCGTATGGCCAATATCGGCGGAATTGAGGCGCTACAACGTATTCATGAATACAACCCTTCCATTCCTGTAATCATAATGACGGCCTATTCCTCTGTTGATGTTGCAGTAGAAGCCATGAAGTTAGGGGCATATGACTATCTCACCAAGCCCTTAAATTTTGATGAGTTGAGGTTAGTCGTTGAACGCTCCTTGGAGCATATGTCTCTGGCCAAAGAGAATCGTTCCTTGAAGTTAAAGCTGTCTCAAGATTCACGTCTCGGCAATATAATTGGTTCGAGTGAAGTAATGTTAGAACTTACACAAATGGTCGAAACGGTAGCCCCGACAGAAGCCACTGTTCTCATCACGGGAGAGAGCGGAACAGGCAAGGAGTTGTTTGCAAGAGCTATCCATGATCTTAGTGATCGAAAAGACAATGAGTTAGTGACTGTGAATTGCGCTGCTTTGACTGATACCCTTCTTGAATCAGAGTTGTTCGGCCATGAGAAAGGAGCCTTTACCGGGGCCGACAAGCGACGTGAAGGGCGGTTCATGCAAGCCAACAAAGGGACCATCTTTTTGGACGAAGTCGGTGAAGTGCCGATGCCGATGCAAGCTAAGCTTCTGAGAGCTATTCAGGAACGAGAGATACAACGTGTTGGCAGTGACATTCCGATACATGTTGATGTCCGAATCATTGCAGCCACAAATCGAGACTTGCTTGATGAAGTGAAGGAAGGAAAATTTAGGGAAGATCTGTATTACAGGCTTAATGTTGTGAATCTTACTGTTCCTGCATTGGTAGATCGAGATGGGGATGTGGCATTGCTTGCTAAATTTTTCCTAGATAGATTTGCTGATAAAAACAGGAAAAAGATGAAAGGTTTTACTCCTGCGGCAATGAATCTGCTTGTGAAGTACCCTTGGCCAGGGAATGTGCGAGAACTTGAAAACTCAATCGAAAGAGCTGTGATTCTTTCAGTGGGTGACTACATAACCGAACGAGATTTTCCTGCTTCAATTAAAGACCATTTTGCTGATGTTACAGATAATCCCAGCATGGAAACCATGGCGGGGCTTTCTCTTGATGATATAGAAAAGATAGCAATCATTGAAACGCTCTCCACAACGAAAGGCAATAAAAGCGAGGCCGCCAAACTTCTTGGCATAACCCGCACGACGCTTAACAATAAGATAAAGAAATATGAAGTTGAAATCGAGAAATAG
- a CDS encoding M23 family metallopeptidase, with product MITGSIYLLTTTKTFLTSTYRHFSMLTFLLNMKIHTPLITLFLIASLVGCYDQSPPVSRPTQPQNDLVGVKEECTFPPKRLVGVAMLNQVSTIYENPGTIVEVAQNDTLTEILSRKSVMPNERYELSKAVSEFHDLRRLRPGNKMEIWLSDEVNDNGRRCVERFRLMTERDSLIELTHIDHDMFPGQRLELQHKTETKINSGEINTSFFLSARKSGVPREVLTEFYNMFSSRVDFQRDIRKGDRYSIVYEENDDSPLGGIHAGRLLYASLTLPEKTIGYYRYTTLDGYSGFFNENGESVDTHLLKTPLSSGHLSSVFGARTHPVLGYKRMHRGIDFSAAIGTPILAAGDGVVERVGRYGSYGKYVRIRHGSEYTTGYAHLSAYAKGVKPGVRVTQGTVIGYVGKTGLTTGPNLHYEVSREGRRINPMTLELPPVKTLQGKDLRRFKNLLRGYESTMAPLSV from the coding sequence ATGATCACGGGCTCCATTTATCTATTAACTACAACAAAGACATTTTTGACATCAACCTACCGGCATTTCTCAATGCTCACATTCTTGCTTAATATGAAAATACATACCCCCTTGATTACCTTGTTTCTCATTGCGTCTTTAGTCGGATGCTATGACCAGTCGCCTCCGGTGTCGAGGCCGACACAACCTCAGAATGATTTAGTGGGGGTTAAAGAGGAATGTACATTTCCTCCAAAGCGTTTAGTCGGTGTGGCCATGCTGAATCAAGTCTCAACCATATACGAAAATCCAGGGACCATAGTTGAGGTCGCACAAAATGATACATTGACTGAGATCCTTTCCAGAAAATCAGTGATGCCCAATGAAAGGTATGAACTGAGCAAAGCTGTATCAGAGTTTCATGACTTGCGGCGATTACGACCAGGTAACAAGATGGAGATATGGCTGTCCGACGAAGTCAATGACAACGGTAGGCGATGCGTTGAAAGGTTTCGATTAATGACCGAGCGTGATTCGCTTATCGAGTTGACACATATCGATCATGATATGTTTCCGGGGCAAAGGTTGGAACTGCAGCATAAGACCGAGACCAAGATCAACTCAGGTGAAATAAATACTTCCTTCTTTCTGTCGGCCAGGAAAAGCGGTGTACCGCGAGAAGTTCTTACCGAATTTTACAACATGTTCAGCTCCAGAGTCGACTTTCAGCGAGATATCCGCAAGGGAGACAGATACAGCATCGTATACGAGGAGAATGACGATAGTCCACTGGGTGGTATCCATGCCGGACGACTGTTATACGCTTCTCTCACTCTGCCAGAGAAAACCATCGGGTATTATCGTTATACCACACTTGATGGATATTCTGGATTCTTCAACGAAAATGGAGAAAGTGTTGATACCCATCTCCTTAAGACCCCTCTAAGCAGTGGCCATCTTTCTTCTGTTTTCGGCGCCAGGACGCACCCTGTATTGGGGTATAAAAGGATGCACAGAGGGATAGATTTCTCTGCCGCAATCGGGACCCCAATCCTGGCAGCGGGAGATGGAGTAGTTGAAAGAGTCGGTAGATACGGCAGCTACGGAAAATACGTCAGGATACGGCATGGCTCAGAGTATACAACCGGGTATGCCCATTTGAGCGCCTATGCCAAAGGAGTGAAACCCGGCGTTAGAGTTACCCAAGGTACCGTCATCGGATATGTTGGAAAAACCGGGCTTACAACAGGGCCGAATCTGCACTACGAAGTTTCCAGAGAGGGAAGACGGATAAATCCAATGACCTTGGAGCTCCCGCCAGTAAAAACTCTTCAGGGGAAAGATTTACGTAGATTCAAGAATCTCCTGCGAGGATATGAATCTACCATGGCCCCCCTTTCGGTTTGA
- a CDS encoding tetratricopeptide repeat protein, with protein sequence MQNTTSRRGKNIVLMTLAIGLAVMAMSSFFYRLQGPVQATSKPASQSAPAAMSQEKGAEIQKYMAMLQGNSENTEALVGLGELFMQAGSWDKASSFWQRYLKLESQDEKAIYHYAIALLNLDKFHESVAQFERLVAINPKNYHGYYYLGMIHVYYLDDSSKGKEYLQKVIELNPDDKEIVGVVREELAKM encoded by the coding sequence ATGCAAAATACAACATCACGCCGCGGAAAGAATATAGTTCTAATGACATTGGCCATAGGCTTGGCAGTCATGGCCATGTCATCTTTTTTTTATCGTCTGCAAGGACCAGTACAAGCAACATCAAAGCCTGCTTCTCAGTCTGCACCCGCTGCAATGAGTCAGGAGAAAGGTGCTGAAATTCAAAAGTACATGGCAATGCTACAAGGAAATTCAGAGAATACTGAGGCATTGGTCGGACTTGGCGAGCTCTTCATGCAAGCCGGTTCATGGGATAAGGCCTCATCATTCTGGCAACGATACTTGAAACTTGAATCGCAGGATGAAAAGGCTATCTACCATTATGCGATAGCTCTTTTGAACCTGGACAAGTTTCATGAATCCGTAGCCCAATTTGAACGACTAGTTGCAATTAATCCAAAGAATTATCACGGATATTACTATCTCGGAATGATTCATGTCTACTATTTGGATGATTCCAGCAAAGGCAAAGAATACCTGCAAAAGGTCATAGAACTCAATCCGGACGACAAGGAGATAGTAGGTGTGGTCCGTGAAGAGCTTGCTAAAATGTAA
- a CDS encoding methyl-accepting chemotaxis protein, translating into MINSTLNFILISSVDESVMEVIDESFPRALSADKLGDSLLRIQQNYATLAMQQESTQNLQAEIDRLSVAFTEVASEFSSHFQSEGDEANLQLITDIQESFEFLIMENIKTVTMFREQGMNMGHAGQEKTGEVFEKLEMLIEKLRTTQIDLAHDTANMTDEIVDLMRIVIFVSGAIVLIACILVILFVRQSIVTPLRSIAAMAGRIAEGETSLRINILGHDEIADLSRAIDLLLDRIGKSLALNKAVLNAVPDPIFMTSATGEIKLANTAAIQMASIPEEKVIGQDCTDTFKTGTCGTPFHPNSQVGMDLGIIEYENSAGIAVYYQPKAVEVTDEAGENMGFLEVARDVTQMVANEREVAKHLEKLKTVNAEVDEASQVIAETTDGIAIQMDQVSSGAAAQTSKVSQSVEAMGQVKIRIDEIAESASQASQQATKAQEQARQGASVVSNAVEAISVVKVLSDELRKNVSSLGGQADSIGRVINVISDIADQTNLLALNAAIEAARAGDAGRGFAVVADEVRKLAEKTMSATKEVGQAVEQIQDGVRNNIEGMEKANGAIQHAAGLATESGESLEGIVPIVETSSEQISLIAHAVEELISINDTVNNYIQEVDAVSTEISFGMATSAKATADLAAMAHKLKELADSQQT; encoded by the coding sequence ATGATTAACAGCACGTTGAACTTTATTCTCATTTCTTCGGTTGATGAAAGCGTTATGGAAGTAATCGACGAGTCTTTTCCCCGAGCTTTGAGCGCAGACAAGTTAGGAGACAGTCTGCTCCGCATTCAACAAAATTATGCGACCCTCGCCATGCAACAAGAGTCAACGCAGAACCTTCAAGCTGAAATTGATCGCCTGTCGGTTGCCTTTACCGAAGTTGCCTCAGAATTTTCTTCCCACTTTCAATCAGAAGGAGATGAAGCAAATCTTCAATTAATCACCGACATTCAAGAGTCCTTTGAATTCCTAATAATGGAAAACATAAAAACTGTGACTATGTTTCGGGAACAGGGAATGAATATGGGGCATGCAGGCCAGGAAAAGACTGGTGAGGTCTTTGAAAAGCTGGAAATGCTTATTGAAAAATTACGCACAACCCAGATTGATTTGGCCCACGATACAGCAAATATGACTGATGAGATTGTCGACCTCATGCGCATAGTCATTTTTGTAAGCGGAGCAATTGTTCTGATTGCCTGCATACTTGTAATACTCTTTGTTCGTCAGAGTATAGTCACTCCACTGCGGTCTATTGCAGCTATGGCAGGCCGGATAGCGGAAGGTGAAACGAGTTTACGCATAAATATCTTAGGGCACGATGAAATTGCAGACCTTTCTCGAGCAATTGACCTCCTCCTTGATAGGATTGGGAAATCATTGGCTCTCAATAAAGCTGTCCTCAATGCTGTCCCGGATCCCATTTTTATGACGTCTGCGACTGGTGAAATCAAGCTAGCCAACACAGCAGCAATTCAAATGGCAAGCATTCCCGAAGAAAAGGTCATAGGGCAGGACTGCACGGATACATTTAAAACAGGCACTTGTGGTACCCCCTTTCACCCCAATTCCCAAGTTGGAATGGACCTCGGTATCATTGAATACGAAAATTCTGCCGGTATTGCAGTTTATTACCAGCCCAAAGCTGTAGAGGTGACAGATGAGGCTGGTGAGAACATGGGGTTCTTGGAAGTGGCCAGGGATGTGACTCAAATGGTCGCCAACGAGAGGGAGGTCGCCAAACACCTTGAAAAGCTTAAGACAGTAAACGCTGAAGTGGACGAGGCTTCTCAGGTCATCGCTGAAACAACTGACGGTATAGCCATCCAGATGGATCAAGTCTCCTCTGGTGCCGCTGCGCAGACCTCCAAGGTCTCCCAAAGTGTTGAGGCGATGGGACAGGTCAAAATCAGAATTGACGAGATAGCAGAAAGCGCATCACAGGCATCACAGCAAGCGACAAAGGCTCAGGAACAAGCACGACAAGGTGCCTCTGTCGTTTCCAATGCAGTAGAGGCTATATCCGTAGTAAAGGTCCTGTCTGATGAATTGAGGAAAAACGTTTCCTCTCTTGGGGGACAGGCTGATTCAATTGGACGAGTCATCAATGTGATCAGTGATATTGCAGACCAAACCAATTTATTGGCCTTAAATGCAGCCATAGAAGCCGCTCGTGCCGGGGATGCCGGGAGAGGATTTGCTGTCGTTGCTGATGAGGTTCGCAAATTGGCTGAAAAAACAATGTCTGCCACAAAGGAAGTTGGTCAAGCAGTGGAACAGATTCAAGATGGAGTACGAAATAATATTGAAGGGATGGAAAAGGCCAATGGTGCAATTCAACATGCTGCAGGCCTGGCTACTGAGTCAGGAGAATCCCTTGAAGGCATAGTTCCAATAGTTGAGACTTCTTCTGAACAGATTAGCCTCATTGCCCATGCGGTGGAAGAGTTGATTTCAATAAATGACACAGTGAACAACTATATCCAAGAGGTCGATGCCGTATCCACTGAAATATCGTTTGGGATGGCTACCTCAGCAAAAGCGACAGCAGATCTGGCAGCTATGGCCCATAAACTAAAAGAGTTGGCGGACAGCCAGCAGACGTAG
- a CDS encoding ATP-binding protein, producing the protein MLSTKTFKLSQGGISPWIIIGMSLILFLAISIQAFMNYNREKEVMGEFLSAKGAALIKSFEAGARTGMMGNMGRGAGLQALLEETSTLPDILYIALVDNAGKVLAHNENSKIGTQFTTAEMMRSISPTGDAQWRVVESGKKPTAFEVYSRFLPLQNPAGLHGSSSMQNRNMMHGAQWGHKDDSDWCAPGGCLTTTDNNVLALDSAPTIFIGMDVAPVEAAMTEDLKITGLTSGIILLLGLAGVASLFWAQRYAKSKKLLQDTRAFASEMVASLPEGIIATQPDGVVTYINNIASNMLGINRDRAKGKTIADILPRQVQTILVSLLEGRNVQEREIEIARSDGGVLPLAIMATTILTDDKQSVGEMIVLRDLSQIKQLQREVQQQEKMAAIGNLAAGVAHEVRNPLSSIKGYATYFSGLFEEESSNKKAADIIISEVERLNRVISELLEVARPSDIQRRDTQLDSLLESTLDLVKQEAENSGVVISTVISDGLPLMSLDPDRFSQALINLYLNAIQAMKDDGGTMEILVATEHGHVSLTISDTGCGIPPSDVGNIFDPYYTSKSTGTGLGLSIVHKIIEAHGGKIDVDSTLGRGTTFKIQLPHISR; encoded by the coding sequence ATGTTATCCACCAAAACTTTTAAGCTATCCCAAGGAGGTATTTCTCCTTGGATCATCATTGGTATGAGTCTGATCCTTTTTCTCGCAATCAGCATACAAGCCTTCATGAATTACAACCGAGAAAAGGAGGTGATGGGAGAGTTTCTAAGCGCAAAAGGTGCTGCTCTTATTAAATCCTTTGAAGCTGGAGCCCGAACAGGGATGATGGGGAATATGGGACGAGGGGCAGGCCTACAGGCACTCTTGGAAGAAACTTCAACCTTGCCGGATATTCTTTATATTGCCCTTGTTGATAACGCTGGAAAGGTGCTGGCCCATAATGAAAATAGTAAAATCGGGACGCAGTTCACTACGGCAGAAATGATGAGGTCAATTTCACCTACAGGGGATGCCCAATGGCGAGTTGTGGAGTCGGGAAAGAAGCCAACTGCGTTTGAGGTATATAGTAGATTTCTTCCGTTGCAAAATCCAGCAGGTCTGCATGGTTCGTCCTCTATGCAGAATCGAAACATGATGCACGGGGCGCAGTGGGGTCATAAGGATGATTCTGATTGGTGCGCTCCGGGGGGCTGCCTGACTACGACAGACAACAATGTTCTGGCTTTAGATTCAGCACCTACGATATTTATTGGTATGGATGTCGCTCCTGTTGAGGCAGCTATGACTGAAGACCTCAAAATCACCGGCCTCACTTCTGGCATAATCCTGCTTTTAGGGCTGGCTGGTGTCGCTTCTCTTTTCTGGGCACAACGATACGCTAAATCCAAAAAGCTCCTTCAAGACACTCGTGCATTTGCTTCTGAAATGGTGGCCAGTCTCCCTGAAGGAATTATCGCTACTCAGCCCGATGGTGTGGTAACATATATAAATAATATTGCTTCAAACATGCTTGGAATTAATAGGGATCGGGCAAAGGGAAAGACCATTGCGGACATTCTTCCCAGACAAGTGCAAACCATCTTGGTCTCTTTGCTAGAAGGAAGGAATGTTCAAGAGCGTGAGATTGAAATTGCTAGGTCCGACGGTGGGGTGTTGCCGCTTGCCATTATGGCGACGACAATCCTCACTGATGATAAACAGTCTGTTGGAGAAATGATAGTTCTGAGAGACCTGAGTCAAATCAAACAACTCCAAAGGGAAGTACAGCAACAGGAAAAGATGGCTGCAATAGGCAATCTTGCTGCTGGGGTTGCGCATGAAGTAAGAAATCCGCTTAGTTCGATAAAAGGCTATGCTACCTATTTTAGCGGGTTGTTTGAGGAGGAATCTTCTAACAAAAAAGCTGCAGATATTATCATATCTGAAGTTGAGCGGCTTAATCGTGTTATTTCGGAATTACTTGAAGTTGCAAGGCCTTCTGACATTCAACGCCGGGACACACAGCTTGACAGTTTGCTGGAGTCCACATTGGATTTGGTGAAACAGGAAGCTGAAAACTCAGGAGTTGTCATTTCGACTGTCATTAGCGATGGCCTCCCGCTCATGTCTCTCGATCCAGACCGTTTTTCCCAAGCCTTAATCAATCTATATCTCAATGCGATCCAGGCCATGAAGGATGATGGAGGAACTATGGAGATTCTTGTTGCAACTGAACATGGCCACGTTTCCCTGACTATCAGTGACACAGGATGTGGCATTCCACCCTCAGATGTGGGTAATATTTTCGACCCATATTACACATCGAAATCTACGGGTACTGGTTTGGGGCTTTCCATTGTGCACAAAATCATTGAAGCACATGGGGGAAAAATTGACGTAGACTCAACATTGGGAAGAGGCACTACTTTTAAAATTCAATTACCACACATCTCCAGATAG
- a CDS encoding sensor histidine kinase, whose protein sequence is MSNIRKEGLKKYVLLLSIVAISILHFSGLHGSIGLHGIHRELFFIPILLASFWFGLKPGVVVSIVVSAIFIAGIYVDGSHMPAALTIAQIAIFIFVACMLGWLSDHQRRKNEELVEAEKLSILGQTAGVLSWEIKDSVRAIKNLFERGNGLTESQLNKDFTDELDAVDALAQSMTEYVAKESLNITTVDLNDAVKDMVDRYHAHFKERGLHLEVSNDASGCPTKVDPSAISWVLAKLLDNAMDVSKKGNSVFISTSRHGSHCTLEVEDQGVGIAEEHVKKLFTPFFSTKPGGSGISLAACKKTLREIGGDIRVKSVIGSGTSFTIEIPRQSDL, encoded by the coding sequence GTGAGTAATATCCGCAAAGAAGGCCTAAAAAAGTACGTGCTTTTATTAAGCATTGTCGCAATTTCAATCCTTCATTTCAGCGGCCTCCATGGAAGCATTGGATTGCATGGAATCCACAGGGAGCTTTTCTTCATACCGATCCTTCTTGCTTCATTCTGGTTCGGACTTAAGCCTGGGGTAGTAGTTTCAATAGTGGTGTCTGCAATATTCATTGCTGGGATCTATGTGGATGGTTCACATATGCCTGCAGCACTCACGATTGCCCAAATTGCAATCTTCATCTTCGTAGCCTGTATGCTCGGCTGGCTTTCCGATCACCAGCGCAGAAAGAACGAAGAACTTGTCGAAGCAGAAAAGCTCAGCATTCTTGGGCAAACCGCAGGTGTTCTCAGCTGGGAAATCAAGGACAGCGTGAGGGCCATCAAGAATCTCTTCGAGAGGGGCAATGGCCTTACGGAGTCACAACTGAACAAGGATTTCACGGACGAGCTCGACGCTGTTGATGCTTTAGCCCAATCAATGACAGAGTACGTAGCCAAGGAAAGCCTCAATATCACCACGGTGGATCTCAATGATGCCGTTAAGGATATGGTTGATCGATACCATGCTCACTTCAAGGAGCGAGGCCTCCACCTAGAAGTCAGCAATGACGCCAGCGGTTGCCCAACAAAGGTCGACCCTTCTGCCATCTCTTGGGTACTGGCAAAGCTGTTGGATAACGCCATGGATGTCTCAAAGAAAGGGAATAGTGTCTTCATTTCTACGAGTCGTCATGGGAGTCACTGTACGCTGGAAGTTGAAGACCAAGGTGTCGGGATTGCTGAAGAGCATGTGAAGAAGCTGTTCACCCCGTTCTTTAGTACCAAGCCTGGCGGGAGCGGCATCAGTTTGGCTGCATGCAAGAAGACCCTGCGTGAAATTGGTGGCGATATCAGGGTCAAGAGCGTAATTGGAAGCGGAACCTCATTCACAATAGAGATTCCTCGCCAGTCTGATTTATAA